A window of Ruania suaedae contains these coding sequences:
- a CDS encoding nitrilase-related carbon-nitrogen hydrolase produces the protein MSVTVAAVQLNATQDRAENLRLAVDQIRSAARAGAQLVVLPEYASGWAPRLHPGLGEDRSGAFHQGIAAVAAQERVTVVAGTMEPSGQAGRCVNVAFAVGPDGAPCARYEKVHLFDAFGVRESEVLDAGPSGHAVVIEVGDLRVGLATCYDLRFPETFRVLADAGAEVFVVGAAWADGPGKADQLDVLVRARAIENTAYLVLASQGGDGRSGRTQVIDPTGRLLAGTEDASTAAIVHAELDPALVRDVREQVPSLAHRRYTVVPRRD, from the coding sequence GTGAGCGTGACCGTCGCCGCCGTCCAGCTCAACGCGACTCAGGACCGTGCCGAGAACCTGCGTCTCGCCGTCGATCAGATTCGCTCGGCCGCGCGGGCGGGAGCGCAGCTGGTGGTGCTGCCCGAGTACGCCTCGGGCTGGGCGCCGCGGCTGCACCCGGGCCTGGGTGAGGACCGGTCGGGCGCCTTCCACCAGGGCATCGCCGCGGTGGCTGCGCAGGAGCGGGTCACGGTGGTGGCCGGCACGATGGAGCCCTCCGGCCAGGCAGGCCGGTGCGTCAACGTCGCCTTCGCCGTCGGCCCCGACGGCGCACCCTGCGCCCGGTACGAGAAGGTGCACCTCTTCGACGCGTTCGGGGTCCGGGAGTCGGAGGTGCTCGATGCCGGCCCGTCCGGGCATGCGGTCGTGATCGAGGTGGGCGACCTGCGGGTGGGCCTGGCGACCTGTTACGACCTGCGCTTTCCCGAGACCTTCCGGGTGCTCGCCGATGCCGGCGCCGAGGTGTTCGTGGTCGGGGCGGCGTGGGCGGACGGCCCGGGGAAGGCGGACCAGCTCGACGTGCTGGTGCGCGCGCGGGCGATCGAGAACACGGCCTACCTCGTCCTGGCCAGTCAGGGCGGGGACGGCCGCAGCGGACGCACGCAGGTGATCGACCCCACGGGCCGGCTCCTGGCCGGCACCGAGGATGCGAGCACCGCGGCCATCGTCCACGCCGAGCTGGACCCGGCGCTGGTCCGCGACGTCCGTGAGCAGGTGCCGAGCCTGGCGCACCGGCGGTACACGGTGGTGCCGCGGCGGGACTGA
- the greA gene encoding transcription elongation factor GreA, whose protein sequence is MSDTTWLTKDAFDRLQAEYDHLISVGRAEIADRIESAREEGDLKENGGYHAAREEQAKQEARIRQLDDLLRTAEVGESPADDGVVEPGMVVTAKVAGEEMQFLLGSREVAGDTDLDVYSSNSPLGSAIVGKKVGEKASYEAPNGKTITVEVVNATPFSG, encoded by the coding sequence GTGTCCGATACCACGTGGCTGACCAAGGACGCATTCGACCGTCTTCAGGCGGAGTACGACCACCTGATCAGTGTCGGGCGGGCCGAGATCGCCGACCGCATCGAGTCCGCGCGCGAGGAGGGCGACCTCAAGGAGAACGGGGGCTACCACGCCGCCCGCGAGGAGCAGGCCAAGCAGGAGGCAAGGATCCGTCAGCTCGACGACCTGCTGCGCACCGCCGAGGTCGGCGAATCACCCGCCGACGACGGCGTGGTCGAGCCCGGCATGGTCGTGACGGCCAAGGTGGCCGGCGAGGAGATGCAGTTCCTGCTCGGCTCCCGCGAGGTCGCGGGCGACACCGACCTGGACGTCTACTCCTCGAACTCCCCCCTGGGCAGCGCCATCGTCGGCAAGAAGGTCGGCGAGAAGGCGTCCTACGAGGCCCCCAACGGCAAGACGATCACGGTCGAGGTCGTCAACGCGACGCCCTTCTCCGGCTGA
- the trhA gene encoding PAQR family membrane homeostasis protein TrhA → MSPTREPLAGIPPEIAVKPRLRGWIHSVMAPISLVVALILVLGSTTTTAALTTAVFGLTTVVLFGTSAIYHRGTWSPGTFAVLRRLDHSNIFLVIAGTYTPLAALLLPAATARVLLIVVWSGALVGLLARMFWMSAPRWFYVPVYIALGWVALWFLPQFWGEGSPAVAILVMVGGLGYTLGALAYGLKRPNPVPGWFGFHEIFHTGTVIGYGAHAVAIAIAASIL, encoded by the coding sequence ATGAGCCCTACCCGAGAGCCCCTCGCGGGCATCCCGCCGGAGATCGCGGTCAAGCCCCGACTGCGCGGATGGATCCACAGCGTCATGGCCCCGATCTCGCTGGTGGTGGCACTGATCCTCGTGCTCGGTTCGACCACCACGACGGCGGCCCTGACCACCGCCGTCTTCGGTCTGACGACCGTGGTGCTGTTCGGTACGAGTGCGATCTATCACCGCGGCACCTGGTCACCGGGCACCTTCGCGGTGCTGCGACGCCTGGACCACTCCAACATCTTCCTGGTCATCGCCGGGACGTACACGCCGCTGGCGGCGCTGCTGCTGCCGGCAGCCACCGCCAGGGTCCTGCTGATCGTCGTCTGGTCCGGCGCCCTGGTGGGCCTGCTGGCACGGATGTTCTGGATGAGCGCCCCGCGCTGGTTCTACGTTCCCGTGTACATCGCGCTCGGCTGGGTGGCGCTCTGGTTCCTGCCGCAGTTCTGGGGCGAGGGCAGCCCGGCCGTGGCGATCCTGGTCATGGTGGGCGGGCTCGGCTACACCCTCGGCGCGCTCGCCTACGGCCTCAAGCGACCCAACCCGGTGCCGGGCTGGTTCGGCTTCCACGAGATCTTCCACACGGGCACCGTGATCGGATACGGCGCTCACGCGGTGGCCATCGCGATCGCCGCCTCGATCCTGTGA
- a CDS encoding PPK2 family polyphosphate kinase, whose product MARDFSAPVADLLRVDDDFDLTSFDRRGTPGWEHGKKAAEKALAARGERLSELQERLFAEGRAGGTRSVLLVLQGLDTAGKGGIVRHVIGMVDPQGVDLASFGVPTAQEQKHHHLWRVRRALPRPGQIGVFDRSHYEQVLVVKVEELEPPELQEKRYAELIRFDRLTAAADTLVIKVALMVSHEEQGERLLERLDRPDKHWKYNPADLHTRQKWDQYQAAYQEMFERTSIDEAPWHVVPADRKWYARLAVTQLLVDALESMDLTWPEADFDVDAQRTLLAETARSRAKDEPPAAKKSAKKPAAKKSAKKSKKPAKK is encoded by the coding sequence ATGGCCCGCGACTTCAGCGCACCCGTTGCCGACCTGCTCCGCGTGGACGACGACTTCGACCTCACCTCCTTCGACCGGCGGGGCACACCCGGGTGGGAGCACGGCAAGAAGGCGGCCGAGAAAGCCCTCGCCGCGCGGGGCGAGCGACTCTCCGAGCTGCAGGAGCGGCTGTTCGCGGAAGGGCGCGCGGGCGGCACGCGATCGGTGCTGCTGGTGCTGCAGGGCCTGGACACCGCCGGTAAGGGCGGGATCGTGCGCCACGTGATCGGGATGGTCGACCCGCAGGGCGTGGACCTGGCCTCCTTCGGCGTGCCCACCGCGCAGGAGCAGAAGCACCACCACCTCTGGCGGGTGCGCCGGGCGTTGCCGCGCCCGGGGCAGATCGGGGTCTTCGACCGTTCGCACTACGAGCAGGTGCTGGTGGTCAAGGTCGAGGAGCTGGAGCCGCCCGAGCTGCAGGAGAAGCGCTACGCCGAGCTCATCCGTTTCGACCGCCTCACGGCGGCCGCGGACACACTCGTGATCAAGGTGGCCCTGATGGTCTCCCACGAGGAGCAGGGCGAGCGCCTGCTCGAGCGCTTGGACCGCCCCGACAAGCACTGGAAGTACAACCCCGCCGATCTGCACACGCGGCAGAAGTGGGACCAGTACCAGGCGGCCTACCAGGAGATGTTCGAGCGCACCTCCATCGACGAGGCTCCCTGGCACGTGGTCCCCGCCGACCGGAAGTGGTACGCCCGTCTCGCGGTCACCCAGCTGCTGGTCGACGCGCTGGAGTCGATGGACCTGACCTGGCCCGAGGCCGACTTCGACGTCGATGCGCAGCGGACCCTGCTGGCGGAGACCGCCCGGTCCCGCGCCAAGGACGAGCCGCCGGCCGCCAAGAAGTCGGCCAAGAAACCGGCCGCTAAGAAGTCGGCCAAGAAGTCGAAGAAGCCCGCGAAGAAGTAG
- a CDS encoding DUF4307 domain-containing protein yields MRPGDRDPEDVAALMARRYGRSAEGDTRRRRRTWVVAAVCAVLGLSALAMVTVGLLEPTVSSQDVGFEVLDAETVRVTFDVTRPAGREAQCTLEALHTGFGQVGLLEVPVPVSQGHTDRMTVEIATTELATTGIVRECRLLD; encoded by the coding sequence GTGCGCCCAGGCGACCGCGACCCCGAGGACGTCGCCGCCCTGATGGCCCGGCGCTACGGCCGCAGCGCCGAGGGGGACACCCGTCGGCGACGCCGGACCTGGGTGGTGGCGGCCGTGTGCGCCGTCCTGGGTCTGTCGGCGCTGGCCATGGTCACGGTCGGCCTGCTCGAGCCCACGGTGAGCTCCCAGGACGTCGGGTTCGAGGTGCTCGACGCCGAGACGGTCCGGGTGACCTTCGATGTCACCCGACCCGCCGGCCGGGAGGCTCAGTGCACCCTGGAGGCGTTGCACACCGGGTTCGGGCAGGTGGGCCTGCTGGAGGTGCCCGTGCCGGTCTCGCAGGGCCACACCGACCGGATGACGGTCGAGATCGCCACCACCGAGCTGGCCACGACGGGCATTGTCCGGGAGTGCCGGCTGCTCGACTGA
- a CDS encoding exodeoxyribonuclease VII small subunit: protein MCPVTARNDVHDLSYEQARDELVEVVAQLESGAASLEESLDLWERGEALADRCQSWLDAAGEQIRAVSESDDDGEASETAPAGPDEPAEQDEED from the coding sequence ATGTGCCCCGTGACTGCAAGGAACGACGTGCACGACCTCAGCTATGAGCAGGCGCGCGACGAGCTGGTCGAGGTCGTCGCGCAGCTGGAGAGCGGTGCGGCCTCACTCGAGGAGTCGCTGGACCTGTGGGAACGCGGCGAGGCCCTCGCCGACCGGTGCCAGAGCTGGCTCGACGCCGCCGGCGAGCAGATCCGGGCGGTCAGCGAGTCCGACGATGACGGCGAGGCTTCCGAGACCGCTCCCGCAGGGCCCGACGAGCCGGCCGAGCAGGACGAGGAGGACTGA
- a CDS encoding PhoH family protein, translating into MPVTGSSPDGERITYVLDTSVLLSDPRAIHRFAEHDVVLPIVVVTELEGKRHHPELGYFARSALRLLDDLRQTHGYLDRPVPAGELGGTIRVELNHSDPAILPSGMRLGDNDTRILSVAANLRAEGASVVVVSKDLPMRVKASAVGMRAEEYRAQLAVDSGFRGMAEGSFTEEEMGRLFTEETVAVADVVASEPLRDLPCHTGLVLHSPRGSALGRITPDKQVRLVRGDRDVFGMHGRSAEQRIAIDLLLDPDIGIVSLGGRAGTGKSALALSAGLEAVLERREHRKVMVFRPLYAVGGQDLGYLPGNESEKMNPWAQAVFDTLGAVVSADVVEEVMDRGMLEVLPLTHIRGRSLHDAFVIVDEAQSLERNVLLTVLSRIGQSSRVVLTHDVAQRDNLRVGRHDGVAAVIESLKGHPLFAHVTLTRSERSPVAALVTEMLEGA; encoded by the coding sequence CTGCCGGTCACCGGTTCCTCGCCCGACGGCGAGCGCATCACCTATGTGCTCGACACCTCCGTGCTGTTGTCGGACCCCCGCGCGATCCACCGGTTCGCCGAGCATGATGTGGTCCTGCCGATCGTCGTGGTCACCGAGCTGGAGGGAAAACGCCACCACCCCGAGCTCGGGTACTTCGCCCGCAGTGCCCTGCGCCTGCTCGACGATCTGCGGCAGACCCACGGTTACCTCGACCGCCCCGTGCCGGCCGGTGAGCTCGGCGGGACGATCCGGGTCGAGCTCAACCACTCCGATCCGGCGATCCTGCCCTCGGGCATGCGCCTGGGCGACAACGACACCCGGATCCTCTCGGTGGCGGCGAACCTGCGGGCCGAAGGAGCCTCGGTGGTGGTGGTCTCCAAGGACCTGCCGATGCGGGTCAAGGCCTCCGCCGTCGGGATGCGTGCCGAGGAGTACCGCGCCCAGCTCGCGGTCGACTCCGGGTTCCGCGGAATGGCCGAGGGCTCGTTCACCGAGGAGGAGATGGGCCGGCTCTTCACCGAGGAGACGGTGGCAGTGGCCGACGTGGTCGCCTCGGAGCCCTTGCGGGACCTGCCCTGCCACACCGGCTTGGTCCTGCACTCCCCGCGGGGCTCGGCGCTGGGCCGGATCACCCCGGACAAGCAGGTGCGGCTGGTCCGTGGGGACCGGGACGTCTTCGGGATGCACGGGCGCAGCGCCGAGCAGCGGATCGCGATCGACCTGCTGCTCGATCCCGACATCGGCATCGTCTCCCTGGGTGGGCGAGCGGGAACGGGGAAGTCCGCGCTCGCCCTCAGTGCCGGGCTGGAGGCCGTGCTGGAACGCCGGGAGCACCGCAAGGTGATGGTGTTCCGGCCGCTGTACGCCGTGGGTGGGCAGGATCTGGGCTACCTGCCGGGGAACGAGTCGGAGAAGATGAACCCGTGGGCCCAGGCGGTGTTCGACACCCTGGGCGCGGTCGTCTCCGCCGATGTGGTGGAGGAGGTGATGGACCGCGGGATGCTCGAGGTGCTGCCACTGACCCACATCCGCGGGCGCTCGTTGCACGACGCCTTCGTGATCGTGGACGAGGCACAGTCCCTGGAGCGCAACGTGCTGCTGACGGTGCTGTCGCGGATCGGGCAGAGCTCGCGGGTGGTGCTCACCCACGATGTCGCCCAGCGTGACAACCTGCGCGTCGGCCGCCACGACGGTGTCGCCGCGGTGATCGAGTCGCTCAAGGGTCACCCGCTGTTCGCGCACGTGACGCTCACCCGGTCCGAGCGCTCGCCCGTGGCCGCGCTGGTCACCGAGATGCTCGAAGGGGCCTGA
- a CDS encoding carbohydrate kinase family protein, producing the protein MAHALVIGEALVDVVRTADGTVTEHPGGSPANVALGLARLGRHTELATWLGPDARGELVASHLRASGVHLVPGSERAERTPTAMATLAQDGSATYEFDLAWRVPEVALDDTVAVLHTGSIAGTLEPGGSAVAEIAAAAREHATISYDPNARPTIMGSAEVARPVIERLVTLADIVKVSDEDIAWLYPGADDLEIIQQWVRSGPSVVVLTRGGAGSVGVRLTGGIVEVPAPSTTVVDTVGAGDSYMAGLLDGLWSAGMLGAGRRDALRLIDEETLRRAMTHAARIAAIVVSRAGANPPTTAELKEHA; encoded by the coding sequence ATGGCGCACGCGCTGGTGATCGGCGAGGCCCTGGTGGACGTGGTCCGTACCGCCGACGGCACGGTGACCGAGCATCCGGGTGGATCGCCGGCGAACGTGGCACTGGGCCTGGCGCGGCTGGGACGCCACACGGAGCTGGCCACCTGGCTCGGGCCCGACGCCCGCGGAGAGCTGGTCGCCTCGCACCTGCGCGCCAGCGGCGTGCACCTGGTGCCGGGATCGGAACGCGCCGAGCGGACTCCGACCGCGATGGCCACCCTCGCCCAGGACGGCAGCGCCACCTACGAATTCGATCTCGCCTGGCGCGTGCCCGAGGTCGCCCTCGATGACACGGTCGCGGTGCTGCACACCGGCTCGATCGCCGGGACGCTGGAGCCGGGCGGGTCCGCCGTCGCCGAGATCGCCGCCGCGGCCCGCGAGCACGCGACCATCAGCTACGACCCGAACGCCCGGCCCACGATCATGGGCAGCGCCGAGGTGGCCCGGCCGGTGATCGAACGCCTGGTCACCCTGGCGGACATCGTCAAGGTCTCCGATGAGGACATCGCCTGGCTCTACCCGGGCGCCGACGATCTCGAGATCATCCAGCAGTGGGTGCGCTCGGGGCCCTCGGTCGTCGTGCTCACCCGGGGAGGCGCCGGCTCGGTGGGCGTCAGACTCACCGGCGGGATCGTCGAGGTGCCCGCCCCGAGCACCACGGTGGTCGACACCGTCGGCGCCGGCGACTCCTACATGGCCGGCCTGCTCGACGGGCTGTGGAGCGCGGGGATGCTCGGCGCCGGACGCCGGGACGCCCTGCGCCTCATCGACGAGGAGACGCTGCGTCGGGCCATGACCCATGCTGCCCGCATCGCCGCCATCGTGGTCTCCCGTGCCGGCGCCAACCCACCCACCACCGCCGAGCTGAAGGAGCACGCGTGA
- a CDS encoding UDP-N-acetylglucosamine 1-carboxyvinyltransferase, giving the protein MTVIDDTQTSLTEIGTLIRGARQNRGLTQAQLAERLGTSQSAIARIEQGSQNLSVELLARINAALDADLLSIGIPRAAHLRVTGGQRLAGTITVKSSKNGAVALLCASLLNRGRTTLRGVARIVEVDRIVDVLRSIGVRATWSADGKDLEIVPPAELHLGAIDADAARRTRSIIMFLGPLLGRQQAFELPYAGGCDLGTRTVEPHMIALRPFGLEVVATAGNYEATVSTERAPGPTVVLTERGDTVTENALMAAARHPGVTTIRNASPNYMVQDLCFYLELLGVRVDGIGTTTLQVHGVRDIDRDVEYAPGEDPVEAMSLLTAGIVTDSEITVARVPIEFMEIELATLAEMGLRYTRSEEYAAANGRTRLVDVTVYPSELRAPIDKIHPMPFPGLNIDNLPFFAVIAAAASGTTLIHDWVYDNRAIHLTDLTRLGADVRLLDPHRLDVTGPTRWSGAEVSCPPALRPAVVILLAMLAAKGTSVLRNVDIIARGYEQLQERLIELGAQIETFRD; this is encoded by the coding sequence ATGACGGTGATCGACGATACGCAGACCTCACTCACGGAGATCGGGACCCTGATCCGGGGTGCCCGGCAGAACCGCGGCCTGACCCAGGCCCAGCTCGCCGAGCGTCTGGGGACCAGCCAGAGCGCCATCGCCCGCATCGAGCAGGGCAGTCAGAACCTATCGGTCGAGCTGCTCGCGCGGATCAACGCCGCACTCGACGCCGATCTGCTCTCCATCGGCATCCCGCGTGCCGCACACCTGCGGGTGACCGGGGGGCAACGCCTCGCCGGCACGATCACGGTGAAGTCGTCCAAGAACGGCGCGGTCGCTCTGCTCTGCGCCTCGCTGCTCAACCGCGGGCGCACGACGCTGCGCGGTGTGGCCCGGATCGTGGAGGTGGACCGGATCGTCGACGTGCTGCGCTCGATCGGGGTCCGGGCGACGTGGTCGGCCGACGGCAAGGATCTGGAGATCGTCCCTCCCGCGGAGCTGCACCTGGGCGCGATCGATGCCGATGCGGCTCGGCGCACCCGCAGCATCATCATGTTCCTCGGCCCGCTGCTGGGCCGCCAGCAGGCCTTCGAGCTCCCCTACGCCGGAGGGTGCGACCTCGGGACCCGCACCGTGGAGCCGCACATGATCGCGCTGCGGCCGTTCGGCCTCGAGGTCGTCGCCACCGCCGGGAACTACGAGGCCACCGTCAGCACCGAGCGCGCCCCCGGTCCGACGGTCGTACTGACCGAGCGTGGTGACACCGTCACCGAGAACGCGCTGATGGCGGCGGCCCGGCACCCGGGAGTGACGACCATCCGCAACGCGAGCCCGAACTACATGGTCCAGGACCTGTGCTTCTACCTCGAGCTCCTCGGCGTGCGCGTCGACGGCATCGGCACCACCACCCTGCAGGTGCACGGGGTGCGCGACATCGACCGCGACGTGGAGTACGCCCCCGGGGAGGACCCGGTCGAGGCCATGAGCCTGCTCACCGCCGGCATCGTGACCGACTCCGAGATCACCGTGGCGCGCGTGCCGATCGAGTTCATGGAGATCGAACTGGCGACGCTGGCGGAGATGGGCCTGCGCTACACCCGATCCGAGGAGTACGCCGCGGCGAACGGGCGTACGCGGCTCGTCGACGTCACCGTCTATCCGAGCGAGCTACGGGCACCGATCGACAAGATCCACCCGATGCCCTTCCCCGGGCTGAACATCGACAATCTGCCGTTCTTCGCAGTGATCGCGGCCGCCGCCTCGGGCACCACGCTCATCCACGACTGGGTCTATGACAACCGGGCGATCCATCTCACCGACCTGACCCGGCTGGGAGCGGATGTGCGGCTGCTGGACCCGCACCGGCTGGACGTGACCGGCCCGACCCGGTGGTCGGGGGCCGAGGTGAGCTGCCCTCCGGCGCTGCGCCCCGCCGTCGTGATCCTGCTCGCCATGCTCGCTGCCAAGGGCACCTCGGTGCTGCGCAACGTGGACATCATCGCCCGCGGCTACGAGCAGCTGCAGGAGCGGCTGATCGAGCTCGGTGCGCAGATCGAGACCTTCCGCGACTGA
- a CDS encoding isoprenyl transferase, producing MRPPSFLYGLYERRLTRALDGARLPHHVGVMLDGNRRWARSAGLEAAQGHQAGADRIADLLRWCEDVEIPVVTLWMLSTKNLRREEREVTDLLEIIACTVAGLAATRRWRLQLVGELDLLPEEIAQRLRAAEALTGDVEGLHVNIAVGYGGRDEIAGAVRSLITELLESGRGLADLDEAITPEAITGHLYTKGQPDPDLVIRTSGEQRLGGFLLWQSEQSEFYFCEAFWPDFRRVDFLRALRAYAGRERRMGR from the coding sequence ATGCGTCCACCGTCCTTTCTGTACGGCCTCTACGAGCGCCGTCTCACGCGTGCCCTCGACGGCGCGCGGTTGCCGCACCACGTGGGTGTCATGCTCGACGGGAACCGGCGCTGGGCGCGTTCGGCGGGCCTCGAGGCGGCTCAGGGGCATCAGGCGGGCGCCGATCGGATCGCCGACCTGCTGCGATGGTGCGAGGACGTCGAGATCCCCGTGGTCACCTTGTGGATGCTCTCCACGAAGAACCTCCGCCGGGAGGAGCGCGAGGTGACCGATCTGCTCGAGATCATCGCCTGCACCGTGGCCGGGCTCGCAGCCACGCGACGGTGGCGACTGCAGCTGGTGGGCGAGCTCGATCTGCTGCCCGAGGAGATCGCGCAGCGGCTACGGGCGGCGGAGGCTCTCACCGGAGACGTCGAGGGTCTGCACGTCAACATCGCGGTCGGCTACGGCGGCCGGGACGAGATCGCCGGTGCGGTGCGTTCCCTCATCACCGAGCTGCTCGAGTCCGGCCGTGGGCTGGCGGACCTGGACGAGGCGATCACCCCCGAGGCGATCACCGGTCACCTCTACACCAAGGGCCAGCCCGACCCGGATCTGGTGATCCGCACCTCCGGTGAGCAGCGGCTCGGTGGCTTCCTGCTGTGGCAGAGCGAGCAGAGCGAGTTCTACTTCTGTGAGGCGTTCTGGCCCGACTTCCGGCGCGTCGACTTCCTGCGGGCGCTGCGTGCCTACGCCGGCCGGGAACGCCGGATGGGCCGGTAG
- a CDS encoding carbonic anhydrase, with product MSTRPTTPAEAFAALTEGNQRFVAGEMAHPSQDAQRRAELSSSQHPFAVLFGCSDSRLSAEIIFDRGLGDLFVVRTAGHVVDTTVIGSIEYGVELAGAPLVVVLGHDSCGAIAAAHQALTTGALPGNFVRAVVDRVIPSLVTGAGSAEGAPALAHEAGSVRLPAPEDLQTEHVRATVRMLHSYSATLADAVAEGRCAIVGMEYALGEGTARVVEVLGEI from the coding sequence GTGAGCACCCGCCCGACCACACCTGCCGAAGCATTCGCCGCGCTCACCGAGGGCAACCAGCGATTCGTCGCCGGTGAGATGGCTCATCCCAGCCAGGACGCCCAGCGACGTGCCGAGCTGTCCAGCTCCCAGCACCCGTTCGCGGTGTTGTTCGGGTGCTCGGACTCGCGGCTCTCGGCCGAGATCATCTTCGATCGCGGCCTCGGGGATCTGTTCGTGGTGCGTACCGCCGGTCACGTCGTCGACACCACCGTGATCGGGTCGATCGAGTACGGGGTGGAGCTCGCCGGCGCCCCCCTGGTGGTGGTGCTCGGGCACGACAGCTGCGGCGCCATCGCCGCGGCGCATCAGGCCCTCACGACCGGCGCACTTCCCGGCAACTTCGTGCGCGCCGTCGTCGACCGGGTCATCCCGAGCCTGGTCACCGGAGCCGGCAGCGCCGAGGGAGCCCCGGCACTGGCCCACGAGGCCGGTTCGGTCCGGCTCCCCGCGCCGGAGGACCTCCAGACCGAGCACGTCCGCGCCACCGTGCGCATGCTGCACTCCTACTCGGCCACCCTCGCCGACGCCGTCGCCGAGGGCCGGTGCGCGATCGTCGGCATGGAGTACGCCCTCGGGGAGGGCACCGCCCGGGTGGTGGAGGTGCTCGGCGAGATCTGA
- the mca gene encoding mycothiol conjugate amidase Mca, which translates to MAVHAHPDDESSKGAATMARYAHEGVEVLVVTCTGGERGDVLNPRLQDDPEVQRDMIGYRRREMAAAAEALGVRQLWLGFVDSGLPEGDPLPALPEGCFALVPLEESAEALVRVVREFRPHVMTTYNEQGGYPHPDHIRTHEVSMAAFEAAADADRFPEAGQPWEVSKLYYDHGFSRERIHAVHEAMLAQGLESPFAEWMDRWDRDDRAEKVTTRIHCADYFDRRDRALLAHATQIDPDGFFFAVPRDLEREVWPIEEYELVHSRVATSPPEDDLFDGLR; encoded by the coding sequence ATGGCCGTCCACGCTCACCCGGACGACGAGTCGAGCAAGGGTGCCGCCACCATGGCCCGCTACGCCCATGAGGGGGTGGAGGTCCTCGTGGTGACCTGCACCGGGGGAGAGCGGGGAGACGTGCTCAACCCTCGCCTGCAGGACGACCCCGAGGTGCAGCGCGACATGATCGGCTACCGGCGCCGGGAGATGGCCGCCGCCGCCGAGGCGCTCGGCGTGCGTCAGCTCTGGCTGGGCTTCGTCGACTCGGGCCTGCCCGAGGGCGATCCGCTGCCGGCCCTGCCGGAGGGATGCTTCGCGCTGGTGCCGCTCGAGGAGTCGGCGGAGGCGCTGGTGCGGGTGGTGCGCGAGTTCCGCCCTCACGTGATGACCACCTACAACGAGCAGGGCGGCTACCCGCACCCGGACCACATCCGCACCCATGAGGTGTCGATGGCCGCGTTCGAGGCCGCCGCCGACGCGGACCGCTTCCCAGAGGCCGGGCAGCCGTGGGAGGTCTCCAAGCTCTACTACGACCACGGCTTCTCCCGGGAGCGGATCCATGCCGTGCACGAGGCGATGCTCGCGCAGGGGCTGGAGTCCCCGTTCGCGGAGTGGATGGACCGCTGGGACAGGGATGACCGCGCCGAGAAGGTCACCACCCGGATCCACTGCGCCGACTACTTCGATCGCCGGGACCGGGCCCTGCTCGCGCATGCGACGCAGATCGACCCGGACGGCTTCTTCTTCGCCGTCCCCCGCGATCTCGAGCGTGAGGTCTGGCCGATCGAGGAGTACGAACTCGTGCACTCCCGGGTGGCGACGTCCCCGCCCGAGGACGATCTGTTCGACGGGTTGCGATGA